The following are encoded in a window of Staphylospora marina genomic DNA:
- a CDS encoding FAD-dependent monooxygenase, with protein MTRDDTRRILIAGAGIGGLATAIALKQKGFEAEIFERRENILAERGTALNIWSNAITALNRLGLGDAVVATGARIRRQTIYSYKGDLLMDTPVEQISRVPSVNLRRSDLMRILRAGAEDVPIRFGVAVTGYRQDADGVTLLMENGEEVRGAALIGADGIRSAIRKQMTGCGEPEYLGYTIWRGISSGPVGIEPGNLAMFWGTNGLNGGCWAVDDTRFSWTIGLNTEPGGKDEPGTVKRKLLTLLEKFPEPMKKAVELTPEEDIFRIDGHAWTEAETWIDGRVVLLGDAAHAMPTVYGQGACQALEDAVVLAESLAGATDVREGLRRYVDRRKPRMDWIRGKVFFGAKMQKMGNPLFVQLKNMYLKHFFPQKANLATWQRLLAFDDEGVEVERNEQAGVGR; from the coding sequence ATGACCCGAGACGATACAAGACGCATCCTGATCGCCGGAGCCGGAATCGGGGGATTGGCCACCGCCATCGCCCTCAAGCAGAAAGGCTTTGAAGCGGAAATCTTCGAACGGCGTGAAAACATTCTGGCGGAACGCGGAACGGCGCTCAACATCTGGAGCAATGCCATCACCGCGTTGAACCGGCTCGGACTGGGCGACGCGGTGGTCGCGACCGGGGCGCGCATCCGCCGTCAAACGATCTATTCTTACAAGGGGGACCTTTTGATGGACACCCCGGTGGAACAAATTTCCCGGGTCCCGTCCGTCAATCTGCGACGTTCCGATCTCATGCGCATCCTCCGTGCCGGGGCCGAAGACGTGCCGATCCGGTTCGGCGTCGCCGTCACCGGTTACCGGCAGGATGCGGACGGCGTCACCCTGCTCATGGAAAACGGGGAGGAAGTGCGGGGAGCCGCACTGATCGGCGCCGACGGGATCCGTTCCGCCATCCGGAAGCAAATGACGGGATGCGGAGAACCGGAATACCTCGGCTATACCATCTGGCGCGGCATTTCCTCGGGACCGGTGGGCATCGAACCGGGAAATCTCGCCATGTTCTGGGGCACCAACGGTTTGAACGGCGGATGCTGGGCCGTCGACGACACCCGCTTCTCCTGGACGATCGGCCTGAATACCGAACCGGGCGGCAAGGATGAACCGGGTACCGTGAAACGGAAGCTGCTCACCCTGCTCGAAAAGTTCCCCGAGCCGATGAAAAAGGCGGTGGAACTGACGCCGGAGGAGGATATTTTCCGCATCGACGGTCACGCCTGGACCGAAGCGGAAACGTGGATCGACGGACGGGTCGTTCTGCTGGGCGACGCCGCACATGCCATGCCCACCGTGTACGGACAGGGAGCCTGTCAGGCGCTCGAGGACGCCGTTGTGTTGGCCGAATCGCTGGCCGGAGCGACGGATGTCCGGGAAGGTTTGCGGCGATACGTGGACCGTCGCAAACCGCGCATGGACTGGATCCGCGGGAAAGTGTTCTTCGGCGCCAAAATGCAGAAGATGGGAAATCCTCTGTTCGTTCAACTGAAAAACATGTACCTGAAACACTTCTTCCCGCAAAAGGCCAACCTTGCGACCTGGCAAAGGCTCCTGGCGTTTGACGATGAGGGAGTGGAGGTGGAGAGGAATGAACAAGCCGGCGTCGGCCGCTGA
- a CDS encoding thioester reductase domain-containing protein: MKNIEDIYELSPIQQGFLFHLMYAPRSGVYVEQLNFTFQGEMNIEDFHAAWRKVVARHPILRTAIHAKELEKPLQVVHRRVDVPLEVWDWTHLSSKERERRYAAFLLEDRQKDFDLTRPPLMRLTLIRFDEETWRFAWRFPHIAMDGWSFGVAISEFLTLYKALRQGKTPVLPTARPYRDYVAWWKRAKPERHETFWRDYLKGYEPPEPLMLGEPDSEAQVTHAFEEIHLRDLAEPLHRFIREGRLTMNTMIQAAWMVVLGRYLGTDDVVAGSTMAHQPVDLLDLGSETMMGPMLITLPVRTRLDPERKVLEWLQSFQAEQAAVREHGGIPLDKIQEWSETSLVSRLFESTVAFENVPIPEYSLDEVGLSLLEAWYDGRPHYPLTLIALPGDYMPLRLVYDRRRFDQEAARRFLNNVRTVLEAFTRHPDGRLSDIEVLTAEEKAFLAKRNKREHVPVDRPLHELFREQASRTPDRIAVEHDDRSWTYRELDELTNRIARRLKRSGVKTEDRVALLVDRSIHTVSGILGILKAGAAYVPLDPMYPPERIRLILEDAGASVLLAEGDLAERVAFDGQVLRLDAEEEWIGEEGSPVESSVKPEHLAYVIYTSGTTGRPKGTLVTHENVARLVIGARKHFEFTEEDVWPLFHSFAFDVSVWEMWGAFLHGGKLVIVPWWTCRDPEAFYRLLLEKNVTVLNQTPSAFLQLIPVDNTHPRASDLKLRYVVFAGERLDIPSLKPWIDRHGDERPQLINMYGITEITVHATFRRVTKADLDRGGRSLIGIPLPDLSIYLLDERQRPVPVGAPGEICVAGAGVARGYLNRPELTEARFVPDPFSDEPGAMMYRSGDLARYLPDGDMEFLGRMDDQVKIRGFRVEPGEIASVLRDHPAIKGAAVIVREDTPGDKRLVAYYVPSRPVEVSELRDALRRHLPEYMVPVAWVELEEIPLTVNGKLDKRALPKPAVSGDDSTYVAPRTETEKALCGLFGEMLRLKRVGVRDHLLDLGLHSLLAARAVARIRQAMKKELPLPKLFESPTVEALAAWLDSGETGRTAASPDVLMRDAVLDGHIRPEAPAEWTEHPRKVLLTGGTGFLGGYLLEQLLRLTDAEVYCLVRAKDEEEGKRKLTANLQASGVWEEAFGSRILPVPGDLGKPKLGLTDSVWDRLSEEIDEIYHCGARVNFLLPYEQLKPENVDGTREILRFACAGKTKVLHHVSTVGTVGVGHDEAVRETDLIETPPSVLLSGYAESKWVAERMVLQARERGLPVVIYRPGRVAGHSESGLWKARDIVGQILKRFAVWGLMPKLDLTLDLVPVDWVSGALVRLSRKKESLGKVFHLAHPNPPHFEVLGIAARDMDDSFRVLSWPEWLEAAKKKVEQGSEEDRTVLALFEEFIDRHLTGHRDPVFDTSLTTEGVGREFPCPDMTPEVLRRFMVSLASR; the protein is encoded by the coding sequence GTGAAAAACATCGAGGATATTTATGAACTGTCTCCCATTCAGCAAGGCTTCCTGTTTCATCTGATGTACGCTCCCCGTTCCGGCGTGTACGTGGAACAGTTGAACTTCACTTTCCAAGGGGAAATGAACATCGAAGACTTCCATGCCGCCTGGCGGAAAGTGGTGGCCCGTCACCCGATCCTGCGCACGGCCATTCATGCCAAGGAGCTGGAGAAGCCGCTGCAGGTGGTGCATCGCCGGGTGGACGTTCCGCTGGAAGTGTGGGATTGGACGCATCTGTCTTCCAAAGAGCGGGAGCGCCGCTATGCGGCGTTCCTGCTGGAAGACCGGCAGAAGGATTTTGATCTGACCCGGCCGCCGCTGATGCGCCTCACCTTGATTCGCTTTGATGAAGAGACGTGGCGTTTCGCCTGGCGATTCCCCCACATCGCCATGGACGGATGGTCGTTCGGCGTTGCCATTTCCGAGTTTCTCACCCTGTACAAAGCGCTCCGACAAGGGAAAACCCCGGTCCTGCCGACCGCCCGCCCGTATCGCGATTACGTGGCGTGGTGGAAACGGGCGAAGCCGGAAAGGCACGAAACGTTTTGGCGTGATTACCTGAAAGGGTATGAGCCTCCCGAACCGCTCATGCTCGGGGAGCCCGATTCCGAAGCGCAAGTGACCCACGCTTTTGAGGAAATCCACCTTCGGGATCTGGCCGAACCCTTGCATCGTTTCATCCGCGAAGGACGCCTGACCATGAACACCATGATCCAAGCGGCATGGATGGTGGTGCTGGGGCGGTACCTGGGAACCGACGACGTGGTGGCGGGATCCACCATGGCCCATCAACCGGTCGATCTGCTGGATCTGGGCAGTGAAACGATGATGGGGCCGATGCTGATCACCTTGCCGGTGCGCACCCGTCTGGATCCCGAGCGCAAGGTGCTGGAGTGGTTGCAGTCATTCCAGGCGGAGCAAGCCGCCGTCCGCGAACACGGAGGCATTCCGCTGGACAAGATCCAGGAATGGAGCGAGACGTCCCTGGTCAGCCGCCTGTTTGAGAGCACGGTGGCCTTCGAGAACGTTCCCATCCCCGAATACTCTCTGGACGAAGTGGGGCTTTCTCTGCTGGAGGCTTGGTATGACGGCCGGCCGCATTATCCGCTCACCCTGATCGCCTTGCCCGGCGACTACATGCCGCTGCGCCTGGTGTACGACAGGCGCAGGTTCGATCAAGAAGCGGCCCGTCGGTTTCTGAACAACGTGCGCACGGTGCTGGAGGCATTCACCCGCCATCCGGACGGGCGACTTTCCGACATCGAGGTGCTCACCGCGGAGGAAAAGGCGTTTCTGGCAAAGCGAAACAAGCGGGAACATGTCCCCGTCGACCGGCCGCTGCATGAACTGTTCCGTGAACAGGCGTCCCGTACCCCGGACCGCATCGCCGTCGAGCATGACGACCGGAGCTGGACCTACCGGGAGCTGGACGAGCTGACCAACCGGATCGCCCGCCGTCTGAAGCGATCGGGCGTGAAAACGGAAGACCGGGTGGCACTGCTGGTGGATCGCTCCATTCACACCGTTTCCGGAATTCTCGGCATTTTGAAAGCCGGGGCCGCATATGTTCCTTTGGATCCCATGTATCCGCCGGAGCGCATCCGACTGATTCTGGAAGACGCGGGAGCTTCGGTGCTCCTCGCCGAGGGCGATTTGGCCGAACGTGTGGCGTTTGACGGACAGGTGCTCAGACTGGATGCGGAAGAGGAGTGGATCGGTGAAGAGGGTTCTCCGGTTGAAAGCTCCGTGAAACCGGAACACCTGGCGTACGTGATTTACACGTCCGGAACGACGGGCCGGCCGAAGGGGACGCTGGTCACCCACGAAAACGTGGCCCGTCTGGTGATCGGTGCCCGCAAGCACTTTGAGTTCACCGAAGAAGACGTCTGGCCGCTGTTCCATTCGTTTGCCTTCGATGTGTCGGTGTGGGAAATGTGGGGGGCCTTCCTGCACGGCGGCAAGCTGGTGATCGTTCCGTGGTGGACCTGCCGCGATCCGGAGGCGTTCTACCGCCTTCTGCTGGAGAAGAACGTCACCGTGCTGAATCAAACCCCGTCGGCTTTCCTGCAGCTGATTCCCGTGGACAACACCCATCCGCGGGCATCCGATCTCAAGCTGCGTTACGTGGTGTTCGCCGGGGAACGGCTGGACATCCCCAGCCTGAAACCGTGGATCGACCGGCACGGGGACGAGCGACCGCAATTGATCAACATGTACGGCATCACCGAGATCACCGTGCACGCCACGTTCCGCCGCGTGACGAAGGCGGATTTGGATCGCGGCGGTCGCAGCCTGATCGGCATTCCGCTCCCCGATCTGTCCATCTATCTGTTGGATGAACGGCAAAGACCCGTTCCCGTCGGCGCTCCGGGCGAGATTTGTGTCGCGGGTGCCGGTGTGGCTCGGGGATACCTGAACCGGCCCGAATTGACGGAGGCCCGCTTCGTTCCCGATCCGTTCTCGGACGAGCCGGGAGCGATGATGTACCGCTCCGGCGATCTGGCCCGTTACCTGCCCGACGGAGACATGGAATTCCTGGGGCGGATGGACGATCAGGTGAAAATCCGCGGCTTCCGGGTGGAACCGGGCGAAATCGCCTCAGTGCTGCGGGATCATCCGGCGATCAAGGGAGCGGCGGTGATCGTCCGGGAAGACACGCCGGGCGACAAGCGGCTGGTGGCCTACTACGTGCCGTCACGGCCGGTGGAAGTGTCCGAGCTGCGCGATGCGCTCCGCAGACACCTGCCGGAGTACATGGTGCCCGTCGCTTGGGTGGAGTTGGAGGAGATTCCGCTCACCGTCAACGGCAAATTGGACAAGCGGGCGCTGCCGAAGCCGGCTGTTTCCGGCGACGACAGCACCTACGTGGCGCCGAGGACGGAGACCGAGAAGGCGCTCTGCGGCCTGTTCGGTGAAATGCTCCGGCTGAAACGGGTGGGCGTGCGCGATCATCTGCTCGACCTGGGATTGCATTCGCTGCTGGCCGCACGGGCGGTGGCCCGCATCCGGCAGGCGATGAAAAAAGAGCTTCCGTTGCCGAAGCTGTTTGAATCGCCCACCGTGGAAGCGTTGGCCGCCTGGTTGGACAGCGGGGAAACGGGACGTACCGCGGCGTCGCCCGATGTGCTGATGCGGGATGCCGTGCTGGACGGGCACATTCGTCCGGAGGCGCCCGCCGAATGGACGGAGCATCCGCGCAAAGTGCTGTTGACCGGCGGGACCGGATTTTTGGGCGGATACCTCCTCGAACAGCTCCTTCGTCTGACCGATGCCGAGGTGTATTGTCTGGTCCGGGCGAAAGATGAAGAAGAGGGCAAGCGAAAACTCACGGCCAATCTGCAGGCATCCGGCGTGTGGGAGGAGGCGTTCGGGTCACGGATCCTCCCCGTACCCGGAGATCTCGGCAAACCGAAACTGGGACTCACCGATTCCGTGTGGGATCGCCTGTCGGAGGAAATCGACGAGATCTACCACTGCGGAGCCCGTGTCAACTTCCTGCTCCCGTACGAGCAGCTGAAACCGGAAAACGTGGACGGCACGCGGGAAATTCTCCGCTTTGCCTGCGCCGGGAAAACCAAGGTGCTGCATCATGTTTCCACGGTGGGCACCGTCGGCGTCGGCCATGACGAAGCCGTCCGTGAGACGGACCTGATCGAAACGCCTCCGTCCGTTTTGCTCAGCGGCTACGCGGAGAGCAAATGGGTGGCGGAGCGCATGGTGCTTCAGGCCCGGGAACGCGGGTTGCCGGTGGTCATTTACCGCCCCGGCCGCGTCGCCGGTCACAGCGAATCCGGGCTTTGGAAAGCCCGCGACATCGTCGGCCAAATCCTGAAACGCTTTGCCGTCTGGGGACTGATGCCCAAACTGGACCTGACGCTGGATCTCGTCCCGGTCGATTGGGTGAGCGGCGCGCTCGTTCGTTTGTCCCGCAAAAAAGAGAGCCTCGGCAAAGTGTTCCATCTGGCACATCCGAATCCGCCGCACTTTGAGGTGCTCGGAATCGCCGCGCGGGACATGGACGACTCATTCCGCGTCCTGAGCTGGCCCGAGTGGTTGGAAGCGGCGAAGAAGAAGGTGGAACAAGGAAGCGAGGAAGACCGGACCGTTCTGGCCCTGTTTGAGGAATTTATCGATCGCCACCTGACGGGGCATCGGGATCCCGTCTTCGACACCTCGCTCACCACGGAAGGAGTGGGCCGCGAATTCCCGTGTCCCGACATGACGCCGGAGGTGCTGCGCAGATTCATGGTGTCGTTGGCTTCCCGGTGA